One part of the Muntiacus reevesi chromosome 20, mMunRee1.1, whole genome shotgun sequence genome encodes these proteins:
- the MAPK13 gene encoding mitogen-activated protein kinase 13 — translation MSFTRKKGFYKQDVNKTAWELPKTYVSLTHIGSGAYGSVCSAIDKRSGEKVAIKKLSRPFQSEIFAKRAYRELLLLKHMQHENVIGLLDVFTPASSLCNFHDFYLVMPFMQTDLQKIMGMEFSEDKIQYLVYQMLKGLKYIHSAGVVHRDLKPGNLAVNEDCELKILDFGLARHTDVEMTGYVVTRWYRAPEVILSWMRYNQTVDIWSVGCIMAEMLTGKTLFKGKDYLDQLTQILKVTGVPGAEFVQKLNDKAAKSYIQSLPQSPKKDFSQLFPRASPQATDLLEKLLELDVDKRLTASQALAHPFFEPFRDPEEETEAQQLLDDPLEREKLTVDEWKQHIYKEIVNFSPIARKDSRRRSGMKLQ, via the exons ATGAGCTTCACCCGGAAAAAGGGTTTCTACAAGCAGGACGTCAACAAGACCGCCTGGGAGCTGCCCAAGACCTACGTGTCCCTGACGCACATAGGCAGCGGGGCCTACGGCTCCGTATG CTCAGCCATCGACAAGCGGTCAGGGGAGAAGGTGGCCATCAAGAAGCTGAGCCGGCCCTTCCAGTCTGAGATCTTTGCCAAGCGGGCTTAtcgggagctgctgctgctgaaacACATGCAGCATGAGAAT GTCATCGGGCTCCTGGACGTCTtcaccccagcctcctccctgtgCAACTTCCATGACTT CTACCTGGTGATGCCCTTCATGCAGACGGACCTGCAGAAGATCATGGGGATGGAGTTCAGTGAGGACAAGATCCAATACCTGGTGTATCAGATGCTCAAGGGTCTTAAG TACATCCACTCAGCTGGGGTCGTCCACAGG GACCTGAAGCCGGGCAACCTCGCTGTGAACGAGGACTGTGAGCTGAAG ATCTTGGATTTTGGGTTGGCACGGCATACGGATGTGGAGATGACGGGTTACGTGGTGACTCGCTGGTACCGGGCCCCTGAGGTGATTCTCAGCTGGATGCGTTACAACCAGACCG TGGACATCTGGTCTGTGGGCTGTATCATGGCAGAGATGCTGACAGGGAAGACGCTGTTCAAGGGGAAAGATT ACCTGGACCAGCTGACCCAGATCCTGAAAGTGACCGGGGTGCCAGGCGCAGAGTTTGTGCAGAAGCTGAATGACAAGGCG GCCAAATCCTACATCCAGTCCCTGCCACAAAGCCCCAAAAAGGATTTCTCTCAGCTCTTCCCGCGTGCTAGCCCCCAGG CCACAGACCTGCTGGAGAAGTTGCTGGAGCTGGATGTGGACAAGCGCCTGACGGCCTCGCAGGCCCTGGCCCACCCCTTCTTTGAGCCCTTCCGGGACCccgaggaggagacagaggcccAGCAACTGCTTGATGATCCCTTAGAACGCGAGAAACTCACAGTGGACGAATGGAAGC AGCACATCTACAAGGAGATCGTGAACTTCAGCCCCATTGCCCGGAAGGACTCTCGGCGCCGGAGTGGCATGAAGCTGCAGTGA